The genomic stretch AAAGCTGCACAGCAAGCGCTTGCAACGACAGTTAAACTTGATGAAGTAAAAGAACAAGATTTTGATGCTGTATTTTATCCTGGTGGTCATGGCCCGCTATGGGATTTAACGGATAACACAACATCAATTGATTTACTTTCTGCATTTATTGCCAATAACAAACCTGTATCTGCGGTTTGCCATGCAACTGCGGCGTTACTTAATGTGAAAACAGCTGATGGTGAGTATGTCGTTAAAGGTAAAGCTGTAACAGGGTTTTCAAATACAGAAGAAGATGCAGTTCAATTAACTGATATCGTCCCATTCTTACTTGAAGATGAACTTGTTAATCGCGGCGGTGACTATCAAAAAGTAGCAGATTGGAGCCCGTTCGCAGTACAAGATGGCTTAATCATCACGGGGCAAAACCCTGCATCTTCAGCTTTAGTGGCTGAAAAACTAATCGCACAGGCTTAATACCAGGAATGTAATGTTGGATGATACCGAATTATAATAGCAGTGGTAAACTCCAAATTTTGGTGACTTATTAGTCCTAAGTATCGAATAAATAAAAATGGCCGGAATGATGATTTATTCTGGCCATTTTTTTTACTATTAAAATACAATTAGTGAATTATCAATGCTCAATTAATACTATTTTAATTCATTAATGTTATAACT from Moritella marina ATCC 15381 encodes the following:
- a CDS encoding type 1 glutamine amidotransferase domain-containing protein, producing the protein MIKNILVVLTSHANLGNTGKKTGFWVEELAAPYYVFLDAGMNITLASPAGGQPPIDPASADESMQTEATRRFDADKAAQQALATTVKLDEVKEQDFDAVFYPGGHGPLWDLTDNTTSIDLLSAFIANNKPVSAVCHATAALLNVKTADGEYVVKGKAVTGFSNTEEDAVQLTDIVPFLLEDELVNRGGDYQKVADWSPFAVQDGLIITGQNPASSALVAEKLIAQA